From the Brassica napus cultivar Da-Ae chromosome A8, Da-Ae, whole genome shotgun sequence genome, one window contains:
- the LOC106359515 gene encoding cytochrome P450 705A12: MVDEFQNCFIFILLCFFTVFCYSVLFCRKTKLEVDFPPSPPSLPVIGHLHLLLSAVSHKAFQNISSKYGPLLYLRLFSFPIVLASSASVAYELFRTHDVNVSSRMPPITIESLIFGSSGFASAPFGDYAKFMKKLLATRFFRTQAIENLRGVRAEELERFYLNLYDKAAKKESVEIGEETMKFTNNMICRMCMGRSCSVENGGIERVRELIIKCFAMSKKLFLANTCLTWLEKLGISPFKKEIMDVSHGFDELLERILVEHEERPEQDQDMDMMDLLLEASREENAEYKITRKQIKSLFVEIFMAGIDTAAQATQWTMAEIINNPKILERLRGEIDLVVGKARLIQETDIPNLPYLQAVVKEGLRLHPPGPFLVRRFQESCKIKEFYVPGQTTLLVNVYAIMRDPDLWEDPDEFKPERFLSSRSSEQEEEIKGQAFKYIPFGAGRRGCPAGNLGPIFVGIAVGMMVQCFDWRINGHGEISMEEVIAGISLTMAHPLKCTPVSRLSSFSL; this comes from the exons ATGGTGGATGAGTTTCAAAACTGCTTCATCTTTATTCTGCTCTGCTTCTTCACAGTTTTCTGTTACTCTGTCTTGTTCTGCAGGAAGACAAAACTTGAGGTTGATTTTCCTCCGAGCCCTCCCTCTCTACCTGTCATCGGCCATCTCCACCTTCTTCTCTCTGCAGTATCCCACAAGGCTTTTCAAAATATCTCCAGCAAATATGGACCTCTTTTGTATCTCCGACTTTTCAGTTTTCCCATAGTTCTTGCCTCATCTGCCTCAGTAGCCTACGAGTTATTCAGGACGCATGATGTAAACGTCTCGTCTCGCATGCCTCCTATCACGATCGAGTCTCTCATCTTTGGATCTTCCGGTTTCGCCTCTGCTCCTTTTGGAGATTacgccaagttcatgaagaagcTTCTAGCCACGAGGTTTTTTCGAACACAGGCAATCGAGAACCTACGAGGTGTCCGTGCAGAGGAGCTAGAGCGATTTTATTTGAATCTGTACGATAAGGCGGCGAAGAAAGAGAGCGTTGAGATTGGTGAGGAAACGATGAAGTTTACTAACAACATGATCTGCAGGATGTGCATGGGGAGGAGCTGTTCCGTGGAGAATGGTGGGATAGAGAGAGTCAGGGAACTGATTATCAAGTGTTTTGCCATGTCCAAGAAGCTTTTCCTTGCAAACACATGTCTTACTTGGCTCGAGAAGCTTGGAATCTCACCATTTAAGAAGGAGATAATGGATGTTTCTCACGGgtttgatgagttgttggagaGGATTCTTGTGGAGCATGAAGAGAGACCGGAGCAGGATCAAGATATGGACATGATGGATTTGTTGTTGGAAGCTTCTCGAGAGGAAAACGCAGAGTATAAGATCACTAGGAAGCAGATCAAGTCATTGTTCGTG GAGATTTTTATGGCAGGCATAGACACTGCAGCACAGGCAACGCAGTGGACAATGGCAGAGATCATTAACAACCCAAAAATTCTTGAGAGATTAAGAGGGGAAATTGATTTGGTTGTAGGAAAAGCAAGATTGATTCAAGAAACGGATATACCTAACCTCCCCTATTTGCAAGCAGTGGTAAAAGAAGGGCTAAGATTGCACCCACCCGGACCGTTTCTGGTTAGAAGGTTCCAAGAAAGTTGTAAGATCAAAGAGTTTTATGTACCGGGGCAAACAACCCTTCTTGTTAATGTTTATGCTATCATGAGAGATCCTGATTTGTGGGAAGATCCTGATGAGTTTAAGCCAGAGAGATTTTTATCTTCAAGATCATCAGAACAAGAGGAGGAGATAAAAGGGCAAGCATTCAAGTACATTCCTTTTGGAGCCGGAAGAAGAGGATGTCCTGCAGGAAATCTCGGTCCTATCTTTGTAGGAATTGCAGTTGGAATGATGGTGCAGTGCTTTGACTGGAGAATCAATGGACATGGTGAGATTAGCATGGAAGAGGTTATTGCAGGAATAAGTCTTACCATGGCTCATCCGCTTAAGTGCACTCCAGTTTCTCGACTCAGCTCGTTTAGCCTTTGA